One Nodularia sp. LEGE 06071 DNA segment encodes these proteins:
- the thiS gene encoding sulfur carrier protein ThiS, whose product MSNQISLQVNGESRSCLSQTPLPDLLAQLGFNPRLIAVEYNGEILHRQFWSQTEIQPGDRLEIVTIVGGG is encoded by the coding sequence ATGTCTAATCAGATTAGCCTCCAGGTAAATGGGGAAAGTCGTAGTTGCTTGTCCCAAACCCCTTTACCAGATTTACTCGCACAATTGGGTTTTAATCCCCGTTTAATAGCGGTGGAGTATAACGGTGAGATTTTACACCGTCAATTTTGGTCACAAACAGAAATACAGCCAGGCGATCGCTTAGAAATAGTTACCATTGTCGGGGGTGGTTAA
- a CDS encoding glycosyltransferase family 4 protein: MENISQLPTKIRDQTASPDILVISHLFLPKKAVIGEYLYNRCLQDPERVVVLAAGCAGAQVFDQAQQFPVYRWPNSRYWLGGFLGSFLQSALDLVCSFFLAIKLYFRYHYRYIEWGHGYEFPALLLLSYILPIRFFIHLHGSDILATVHNPILRSLFKLTLTRAEGIICNSYVTQDYLRKSFRLQTPTHVIQPIVRPEKFGVEKNQGNLDNLRQRVREAYNIPETAIVILSVGRLVKQKSFERVIENLPLLLTIGVDVHYILCGQGPCESALKTLAQRLRVDKRVHLTGYVPDGELAGYYAACDMFAMLTLLDTQACIQGFGIVYLEASYFGKPVIASRLGSVIDIVRHEENGLLVNPKSGYDVFQAFKRLCHDQPLREKLGRKGKELARRKTLHRSLYLSEPIPNGLLN, translated from the coding sequence ATGGAAAATATCTCACAACTGCCAACAAAAATCAGAGATCAAACAGCATCCCCTGACATTCTGGTAATATCCCATCTGTTTCTGCCAAAAAAGGCTGTTATTGGGGAATATCTCTATAATCGCTGTCTTCAAGATCCGGAACGGGTAGTGGTTCTGGCGGCTGGTTGTGCTGGCGCTCAAGTATTTGATCAGGCTCAACAGTTTCCTGTATATCGCTGGCCCAATTCTCGATACTGGTTGGGTGGTTTTCTGGGGAGTTTCTTACAGTCGGCGCTGGATTTGGTTTGCTCTTTCTTCCTAGCTATTAAATTGTATTTTCGTTATCACTACCGTTATATTGAGTGGGGTCACGGCTACGAGTTTCCGGCGTTGTTGCTATTGAGCTATATTCTACCCATCCGCTTTTTTATTCATCTGCATGGTAGTGATATTCTGGCGACTGTACACAATCCTATCTTGCGATCGCTCTTTAAATTGACCCTGACACGGGCTGAAGGAATTATTTGCAACAGTTACGTCACTCAAGATTATCTCCGCAAGTCTTTTCGCTTACAAACCCCTACCCATGTGATTCAACCCATAGTCAGACCAGAAAAATTCGGGGTAGAAAAAAATCAAGGTAATCTGGATAATTTACGTCAACGCGTGCGGGAAGCCTACAATATTCCGGAAACAGCAATTGTGATTCTTTCCGTAGGAAGGCTAGTCAAGCAGAAAAGCTTCGAGCGTGTGATTGAGAATTTACCACTACTGCTGACTATTGGAGTCGATGTTCACTATATACTTTGCGGCCAAGGGCCATGTGAATCGGCATTAAAAACTTTAGCGCAGCGCTTGCGGGTAGACAAGCGGGTACACTTGACTGGATATGTACCTGACGGCGAATTAGCTGGCTATTATGCAGCCTGTGATATGTTTGCTATGTTAACTTTGTTAGATACCCAAGCCTGTATCCAAGGTTTTGGCATTGTCTATTTAGAAGCAAGTTACTTTGGTAAGCCTGTGATTGCTTCTCGTTTAGGCTCGGTGATTGATATAGTTCGTCATGAAGAAAATGGTCTTTTGGTGAATCCCAAATCTGGATATGACGTTTTTCAAGCTTTCAAACGATTGTGTCATGACCAGCCTTTACGTGAAAAACTCGGTCGCAAAGGGAAAGAATTAGCCAGACGCAAAACCCTTCATCGTTCGTTGTATCTCTCTGAACCTATCCCGAATGGTTTGTTGAATTAA